One genomic window of Bacillus mycoides includes the following:
- the smc gene encoding chromosome segregation protein SMC encodes MFLKRLEIAGFKSFAERVSVDFVPGVTSVVGPNGSGKSNITDAIRWVLGEQSAKSLRGAKMEDIIFAGSDTRRAVNVAEVTLTLNNEDQRLPIEYNEVCVTRRVSRSGDSDFYINKQSCRLKDIIDLFMDSGMGREAFSIISQGKVEEILSSKSEERRGVFEEAAGVLKYKLRKKKAEGKLAETQENLNRVQDIIHELSSQVEPLERQASIAKDYLEKKEELEKVEAALIVHEIEELHEKWEALRNQFGHNKDEEAKISANLQKSEEELEELRGQLQAVDESVNSLQEVLLLSSKELEKLEGQRELLKERKQNATTHCAQLEKLIVELTEKATSYDDEIETSTEALMQFVNQVKELEKKLHDNEQLLATFAENLEEQIENLKGDYIELLNQQASLRNELSMIEEQSKQQNSKNERLDEENEKYVQMRVGITAKKAKLVDSYEQAREKIAGIISNIQKTETALGKCKSQYSENETKLYQAYQFVQQARSRKEMLEEMQEDYSGFYQGVREVLKARENSLQGIEGAVAELLTVPKEYEIAMEIALGAAMQHIVVQTEEHARNAIAFLKQNKHGRATFLPQAVIKSRSLSFDQLRIVNQHPSFVGVAAELVQYNNKYENVVSSLLGTVVVAKDLRGANELAKQLQYRYRIVTLEGDVVNPGGSMTGGAVKQAKSSLLGRQRELEEWTKKLTDMEEKTTKLENFVKAVKQEIQEKEVQIRELRQGVETERVDEQKLREEINRLELDEHRINDRLSIYDLEIEGFLQDQVKMQGRKEELEKILATLQAEIGELDSKIVVLTEQKSEQHSSKEKVQKEMTELKVQAAEQQQRLSNQKEKVERLTKEKEETDATLVKTKEDLAFLKQEMTSNSSGEEQITNMIEKKAYDRNQTSELIRSRREQRVSLQERVEHLERGAKETIGKHKYILEMLKEQEVKINRLDVELENRLQHLRETYTISFEAAKLKYTMMMPAEDARKRVKLIKLSIEELGAVNLGAIDEYERVAERHTFLLEQRDDLEEAKSTLHQLITEMDEEMKKRFSTTFEGIRTEFQSVFSELFGGGRADLVMTNPENLLNTGIDIVAQPPGKKLQNLGLLSGGERALTAIALLFGILKVRPVPFCVLDEVEAALDEANVARFAQYLKKFSDETQFIVITHRKGTMEESDVLYGVTMQESGVSKLVSVRLDDGEELVASR; translated from the coding sequence GTGTTTTTAAAAAGATTAGAAATAGCAGGATTTAAATCTTTTGCTGAGCGTGTATCTGTCGATTTTGTTCCAGGTGTAACTTCTGTAGTAGGACCTAACGGGAGCGGGAAAAGTAATATTACTGATGCAATTCGCTGGGTACTTGGTGAACAATCTGCAAAGTCATTACGCGGTGCAAAGATGGAGGATATTATTTTTGCCGGCAGTGATACGAGAAGAGCGGTTAATGTTGCTGAAGTTACATTAACTTTAAATAATGAAGACCAACGCTTACCGATTGAGTATAACGAGGTGTGTGTAACGCGTCGTGTATCTCGTTCGGGTGATAGTGATTTTTATATTAATAAACAATCTTGTAGATTGAAAGATATTATTGATTTATTTATGGACTCTGGTATGGGAAGAGAAGCTTTTTCAATTATTAGCCAGGGGAAAGTAGAAGAGATTTTGAGTAGTAAATCAGAAGAACGTCGTGGTGTATTTGAAGAAGCTGCGGGTGTGCTGAAATACAAACTTCGTAAAAAGAAAGCTGAAGGGAAATTGGCGGAAACACAAGAAAACTTAAATCGTGTACAAGATATTATTCACGAATTAAGTAGTCAAGTAGAACCACTAGAAAGACAAGCTTCTATTGCGAAAGATTATCTTGAGAAAAAAGAAGAATTAGAGAAAGTAGAAGCTGCGCTTATTGTACATGAAATTGAAGAATTACATGAAAAGTGGGAAGCGCTTCGAAATCAATTTGGGCATAATAAAGATGAAGAAGCTAAAATATCGGCGAACTTACAAAAAAGTGAAGAAGAGCTTGAGGAATTACGCGGGCAATTACAAGCCGTTGATGAATCTGTGAATTCCTTACAAGAAGTTCTCCTTCTGTCTAGTAAAGAACTAGAAAAACTAGAAGGGCAACGCGAGCTGTTAAAGGAAAGAAAGCAAAATGCAACGACGCATTGTGCGCAGCTTGAAAAGCTAATTGTTGAGTTAACAGAGAAAGCTACAAGTTATGATGACGAAATTGAAACAAGTACAGAAGCTTTAATGCAATTTGTGAATCAAGTAAAAGAATTGGAGAAGAAATTGCATGATAACGAGCAATTACTTGCGACTTTTGCTGAGAATTTAGAGGAACAAATTGAGAATTTAAAAGGTGACTATATTGAACTTTTAAATCAACAAGCAAGTCTTCGTAATGAATTATCTATGATTGAAGAACAATCAAAACAGCAAAACTCTAAAAACGAACGACTTGATGAAGAAAATGAAAAGTATGTACAGATGCGTGTGGGAATTACAGCGAAAAAGGCGAAACTTGTAGACAGTTATGAGCAAGCGAGAGAGAAAATAGCTGGCATTATTTCTAACATACAGAAGACAGAAACGGCACTTGGGAAATGTAAGTCACAGTATAGTGAAAATGAAACGAAACTGTATCAAGCGTATCAATTTGTGCAACAGGCGCGCTCTCGGAAAGAAATGTTAGAAGAGATGCAAGAGGACTATTCTGGCTTCTATCAAGGGGTACGTGAAGTATTAAAGGCTAGAGAAAATAGTCTACAAGGTATTGAGGGAGCTGTTGCAGAACTTCTGACTGTGCCGAAAGAATATGAAATCGCAATGGAAATCGCCCTTGGGGCAGCGATGCAACATATCGTAGTACAAACAGAAGAACATGCTCGTAATGCAATTGCATTTTTAAAGCAAAATAAACATGGTCGTGCAACGTTTTTACCTCAAGCTGTTATTAAAAGCCGATCGCTATCATTTGATCAATTACGCATTGTGAATCAGCATCCATCGTTTGTCGGTGTAGCGGCAGAACTTGTGCAGTACAATAATAAATATGAGAATGTAGTTTCCAGTTTATTAGGTACTGTTGTGGTTGCGAAAGATTTACGCGGAGCAAATGAGTTAGCGAAACAACTGCAATACCGCTATCGCATTGTAACACTCGAAGGTGACGTAGTGAATCCGGGTGGTTCTATGACGGGTGGAGCTGTAAAACAGGCGAAATCCTCTTTATTGGGACGTCAACGTGAACTTGAAGAGTGGACTAAAAAACTAACTGACATGGAAGAAAAAACAACGAAGCTAGAAAACTTTGTTAAAGCAGTAAAGCAAGAGATTCAAGAAAAAGAAGTGCAAATACGAGAGCTACGCCAAGGTGTAGAGACCGAACGTGTAGATGAACAGAAGCTAAGAGAAGAAATTAATCGTTTAGAATTAGATGAACATCGTATTAATGATCGTTTATCGATTTACGATTTAGAGATTGAAGGATTTTTACAAGATCAAGTAAAAATGCAAGGGCGTAAAGAAGAGTTAGAAAAGATTTTAGCGACTCTTCAAGCGGAGATTGGGGAATTAGATAGCAAAATCGTCGTTTTAACGGAACAAAAAAGTGAACAACATTCTTCAAAAGAAAAAGTTCAGAAGGAAATGACGGAGTTAAAAGTACAAGCTGCTGAACAACAACAACGTTTGTCTAATCAAAAAGAAAAAGTCGAACGATTGACGAAGGAAAAAGAAGAGACTGATGCGACGCTTGTAAAAACGAAGGAAGATTTAGCGTTCTTAAAGCAAGAGATGACATCTAATTCAAGTGGCGAAGAACAAATTACGAATATGATTGAGAAGAAAGCGTATGATCGTAATCAAACTTCGGAGTTAATTCGTTCTCGTCGTGAACAACGCGTATCATTGCAAGAAAGAGTCGAGCATTTAGAGCGCGGTGCGAAAGAAACAATAGGTAAACATAAATATATTCTTGAGATGCTGAAAGAGCAAGAAGTGAAAATTAACCGACTTGATGTAGAGCTGGAAAATAGATTGCAACATTTACGTGAAACATATACTATTTCATTTGAAGCAGCAAAACTTAAGTATACAATGATGATGCCTGCAGAAGATGCACGTAAAAGGGTGAAACTAATTAAGCTATCGATCGAAGAGTTAGGTGCAGTAAATTTAGGGGCAATTGATGAATATGAACGTGTAGCAGAGCGCCATACATTCTTATTAGAGCAAAGAGATGACCTAGAAGAAGCGAAATCGACATTGCATCAACTTATTACGGAAATGGATGAAGAGATGAAAAAACGCTTTTCTACTACGTTCGAAGGGATTCGAACAGAGTTTCAATCTGTATTCTCTGAATTATTCGGGGGCGGTAGAGCGGATTTAGTAATGACAAATCCAGAAAATTTACTAAATACTGGTATTGACATTGTAGCGCAACCACCAGGAAAGAAACTACAAAACTTAGGTTTACTTTCAGGGGGAGAGCGTGCTTTAACAGCAATTGCGCTCTTATTTGGTATTTTAAAAGTACGCCCAGTTCCATTCTGTGTGTTAGATGAAGTAGAAGCAGCTCTTGATGAGGCAAACGTTGCTCGTTTTGCGCAGTATTTAAAGAAATTTAGTGATGAAACACAGTTTATTGTAATTACACACCGAAAAGGTACAATGGAAGAGTCTGATGTATTGTACGGTGTCACAATGCAAGAATCAGGGGTATCGAAGCTTGTTTCTGTTCGTTTAGATGATGGCGAAGAACTTGTTGCAAGTAGATAG
- the rncS gene encoding ribonuclease III encodes MPYRKHREKKYETKYREAFKVFQEKIGITFTDEKLLIQAFTHSSYVNEHRKKPHEDNERLEFLGDAVLELTVSQYLFQKYPTMSEGELTKLRAAIVCEPSLVRFANEMSFGSLVLLGKGEEMTGGRERPALLADVFEAFIGALYLDQGLETVWGYLKEVVYPKINEGAFSHVMDYKSQLQELIQRDGSGNIEYQILQEKGPAHNREFVSRVTLNNESLGLGSGKSKKEAEQQAAAEALKKLKEQS; translated from the coding sequence ATGCCGTACCGAAAACATAGAGAAAAAAAATACGAAACAAAATATCGTGAAGCTTTTAAAGTATTTCAAGAAAAGATAGGTATTACGTTTACAGATGAAAAATTATTGATTCAAGCATTTACGCATTCATCGTATGTGAATGAGCATCGAAAAAAACCGCATGAGGACAATGAGCGTCTTGAATTTCTTGGCGATGCTGTATTGGAACTCACTGTATCACAGTATCTGTTTCAAAAATATCCGACAATGAGCGAAGGAGAGTTAACAAAACTACGTGCAGCTATTGTATGTGAGCCATCTCTTGTTCGTTTTGCAAACGAAATGTCATTTGGTAGCCTTGTTTTATTAGGAAAAGGTGAGGAAATGACGGGTGGACGTGAACGACCAGCTTTATTAGCGGATGTCTTTGAAGCGTTTATTGGTGCCCTTTATCTTGATCAAGGGCTAGAAACAGTTTGGGGATACTTAAAAGAAGTTGTATATCCAAAAATTAATGAAGGTGCTTTTTCTCATGTGATGGATTATAAGAGTCAATTGCAAGAATTGATTCAGCGTGATGGTAGTGGCAATATTGAGTATCAAATTTTGCAAGAAAAAGGACCGGCCCACAACCGAGAATTTGTGTCCCGTGTAACTTTAAATAATGAGTCATTAGGTCTTGGCAGTGGTAAGTCAAAAAAAGAGGCAGAGCAACAAGCTGCTGCAGAAGCATTGAAAAAATTAAAAGAACAATCATAA
- the acpP gene encoding acyl carrier protein, with protein sequence MADVLERVTKIVVDRLGVEETEVVPAASFKEDLGADSLDVVELVMQLEDEFEMEISDEDAEKIATVGDAVTYIESHL encoded by the coding sequence ATGGCAGATGTTTTAGAGCGTGTAACAAAAATTGTCGTTGATCGTTTAGGAGTAGAAGAAACTGAAGTAGTACCAGCTGCAAGCTTCAAAGAAGATTTAGGCGCAGACTCCCTAGATGTAGTAGAACTTGTAATGCAATTAGAAGATGAATTCGAAATGGAAATTTCTGATGAAGATGCTGAAAAGATTGCTACTGTTGGCGATGCTGTGACTTACATAGAGAGTCATCTATAA
- the fabG gene encoding 3-oxoacyl-[acyl-carrier-protein] reductase has protein sequence MLKGKVALVTGASRGIGRAIAIDLAKQGANVVVNYAGNEQKANEVVDEIKKLGSDAIAVRADVANADDVTAMVKQTVDTFGQVDILVNNAGVTKDNLLMRMKEEEWDTVINTNLKGVFLCTKAVSRYMMRQRHGRIINIASVVGVTGNPGQANYVAAKAGVIGLTKTSAKELASRNITVNAIAPGFIATDMTDVLDENIKAEMLKLIPAAQFGEAQDIANTVTFFASDQSKYVTGQTLNVDGGMVM, from the coding sequence ATGTTAAAAGGGAAAGTAGCATTAGTAACTGGTGCTTCACGTGGGATTGGTCGTGCGATTGCCATTGATTTAGCGAAACAAGGGGCAAATGTTGTAGTAAATTATGCTGGTAATGAGCAAAAGGCGAATGAAGTAGTTGATGAAATAAAGAAATTAGGTTCAGATGCCATTGCAGTAAGAGCAGATGTTGCAAATGCTGATGATGTTACTGCAATGGTGAAACAAACTGTAGATACGTTTGGACAAGTTGATATTCTTGTAAATAACGCTGGTGTAACAAAAGATAATTTATTAATGCGTATGAAAGAAGAAGAATGGGATACAGTTATTAATACAAACTTAAAAGGTGTTTTCTTATGTACGAAAGCAGTATCGCGCTATATGATGCGTCAACGTCATGGACGTATTATTAATATCGCTTCTGTTGTTGGTGTAACAGGAAACCCAGGACAAGCAAATTATGTTGCTGCTAAAGCTGGTGTAATTGGATTAACAAAAACATCAGCAAAAGAATTGGCGAGCCGAAATATTACTGTAAATGCAATTGCTCCGGGGTTTATTGCGACTGATATGACGGATGTATTAGATGAAAATATTAAAGCAGAAATGTTAAAATTAATTCCTGCGGCTCAGTTTGGAGAAGCACAAGATATCGCAAATACTGTAACGTTTTTCGCTTCTGATCAAAGTAAATATGTTACAGGTCAAACGTTAAATGTTGACGGCGGTATGGTAATGTAA
- the fabD gene encoding ACP S-malonyltransferase: MGKIAFLFPGQGSQAVGMGRQLAENNKEVAKVFAKADEVLHDSLSEVIFEGPQEKLTLTTNAQPALLTTSFAILTALKEYDITPDFVAGHSLGEYSALVAAGALTFEDAVYAVRKRGEYMEEAVPGGEGAMAAILGADPDMLKRVTEEVTSEGYAVQIANMNSTKQIVISGTKQGVELASQRAKENGAKRAIPLKVSGPFHSSLMKPAAEKFQSVLNEITIQDTNIPIIANVTADVITRGTDIQEKLIEQLYSPVLWYPSIEYMVNQGVDTFIEIGPGKVLAGLMKSIDSSVKAYAIYDEETLKDTISNLRGES, translated from the coding sequence ATGGGAAAAATAGCATTTCTTTTTCCGGGCCAAGGTTCACAGGCAGTTGGAATGGGTAGACAGTTAGCGGAGAATAATAAAGAGGTTGCGAAAGTGTTTGCAAAAGCGGATGAGGTTTTGCATGATTCTCTTTCAGAAGTGATTTTTGAAGGACCGCAGGAAAAGTTGACATTAACGACAAATGCGCAGCCGGCACTATTAACAACGAGCTTTGCAATTTTAACAGCTTTGAAGGAGTATGATATTACACCTGATTTTGTCGCAGGACATAGTTTAGGTGAATATAGCGCTCTTGTAGCTGCTGGTGCATTAACATTCGAAGACGCTGTATATGCTGTAAGGAAACGTGGGGAATATATGGAAGAAGCTGTTCCAGGCGGGGAAGGTGCAATGGCAGCTATTCTAGGTGCAGATCCAGATATGCTGAAACGAGTTACAGAAGAAGTAACAAGTGAAGGATACGCAGTACAAATTGCTAATATGAATAGTACGAAGCAAATTGTTATTTCTGGAACAAAGCAAGGAGTAGAACTTGCTTCTCAAAGAGCGAAAGAAAATGGTGCTAAAAGAGCAATTCCGCTCAAAGTAAGTGGACCGTTTCATTCCTCTCTTATGAAACCAGCTGCTGAGAAATTCCAAAGTGTTTTAAATGAAATTACAATTCAAGACACGAATATTCCTATTATTGCAAATGTTACGGCAGATGTTATTACACGTGGTACAGATATTCAAGAAAAGCTAATTGAACAGCTCTATTCGCCTGTATTATGGTACCCATCTATTGAGTATATGGTGAATCAAGGGGTAGATACATTTATTGAAATCGGACCTGGAAAAGTACTTGCTGGTCTTATGAAGTCCATTGATTCTTCAGTGAAAGCATATGCGATATATGATGAAGAGACATTAAAAGATACCATTTCAAATTTGAGAGGAGAAAGCTGA
- the plsX gene encoding phosphate acyltransferase PlsX → MKIAIDAMGGDHAPKAVVLGAMKAIKEYSDLHITLVGKEEGIRQYLTSEERITILHTDEKIESTDEPVRAVRRKKQASMVLAAQQVKDGVADACISAGSTGALMAAGLFVVGRMEGIERPALSPTMPTVDGAGFVMLDVGANVDAKPIHLYQYAVMGSVYAEKVRGIKNPRVGLLNVGTEDGKGNELSKQVFAMLKDAPINFVGNVESRDLLQGVADVVVCDGFTGNVALKSLEGTALALFSMLKEQLMSSFTSKLAAAVLKPKLMVLKDKMDYSEYGGAALFGLKAPVIKAHGSSNDQSIFSAIRQTREMVAKEVIPTISSVMEKEPLQ, encoded by the coding sequence ATGAAAATCGCAATAGATGCAATGGGCGGCGATCATGCACCAAAGGCTGTAGTATTAGGAGCAATGAAAGCTATTAAGGAATACTCAGATTTACATATTACGTTAGTAGGGAAAGAAGAGGGAATTCGTCAATATTTAACGAGTGAAGAGCGAATTACTATACTTCATACGGACGAAAAAATTGAATCGACAGACGAACCAGTAAGAGCGGTTCGTCGAAAAAAACAAGCTTCAATGGTACTAGCGGCGCAGCAAGTAAAAGACGGCGTAGCGGATGCTTGTATATCAGCAGGTAGTACAGGAGCTTTGATGGCAGCTGGATTGTTTGTTGTTGGTCGTATGGAAGGAATTGAACGACCAGCTTTATCACCTACAATGCCAACTGTTGATGGAGCAGGTTTTGTTATGTTAGATGTTGGAGCCAACGTTGATGCAAAACCAATTCATTTATATCAATATGCAGTAATGGGCTCTGTTTACGCAGAGAAGGTAAGAGGAATTAAAAATCCACGCGTTGGACTTTTAAACGTTGGAACAGAGGATGGTAAAGGAAACGAGCTTTCAAAACAGGTCTTTGCTATGCTCAAGGATGCACCAATTAATTTCGTTGGAAACGTTGAATCAAGAGATTTATTGCAAGGTGTAGCAGACGTTGTTGTATGTGATGGTTTTACGGGTAATGTAGCGCTAAAATCATTAGAAGGAACAGCACTTGCGTTATTCTCTATGTTAAAAGAACAATTAATGAGTTCGTTTACGAGCAAATTAGCAGCAGCGGTATTAAAACCAAAACTTATGGTATTGAAAGATAAAATGGATTATTCGGAGTATGGAGGAGCGGCGTTGTTTGGATTGAAAGCTCCTGTCATTAAGGCTCACGGTTCTTCTAATGACCAATCGATATTTAGTGCGATTCGTCAAACGAGAGAAATGGTAGCGAAAGAAGTAATTCCTACAATTTCAAGTGTAATGGAGAAGGAGCCGCTTCAATAA
- the fapR gene encoding transcription factor FapR, whose translation MKKRRSKKERQELLQQTIETNPFITDEDLAEKFQVSIQTVRLDRMELSIPELRERIKHVATKQHEEDVKSLPLEEVVGEIIDIELDRHAISIFEVKVEHVFKRNQIARGHHLFAQANSLAVAVIDEELALTAKSTIRYIRPVKLGERVVAKARVEDVENDKGRTVVKVRSFVGEELVFTGTFEMYRSSNYSEEGNNL comes from the coding sequence ATGAAAAAAAGAAGAAGTAAAAAAGAAAGACAAGAATTATTACAACAAACAATAGAAACGAATCCTTTTATAACGGATGAAGATTTAGCAGAAAAATTTCAAGTGAGCATACAAACTGTTCGTCTTGATCGTATGGAATTATCTATTCCTGAATTAAGAGAACGAATTAAGCATGTGGCTACAAAACAACATGAAGAAGACGTGAAATCTTTACCGTTAGAAGAGGTTGTCGGAGAAATTATCGATATAGAATTAGATAGACATGCGATTTCTATCTTTGAAGTAAAGGTAGAACATGTATTTAAAAGAAATCAAATTGCTCGTGGGCATCATTTGTTTGCGCAAGCAAACTCACTAGCTGTTGCGGTTATTGATGAAGAATTAGCTTTAACTGCAAAGTCCACCATTCGATATATTCGTCCTGTAAAATTAGGAGAGCGTGTTGTTGCAAAAGCACGTGTTGAAGATGTAGAGAATGATAAAGGACGGACGGTTGTCAAAGTGCGTAGCTTTGTTGGAGAAGAACTTGTTTTTACAGGCACTTTTGAAATGTATCGATCTAGTAATTATAGTGAGGAAGGTAACAACTTATGA
- the recG gene encoding ATP-dependent DNA helicase RecG, translated as MNEVVQVPVTDVKGIGGETSELLHEMGIYTVSHLLEHFPYRYEDYAMKDLAEVKHDERVTVEGKVHSAPLLQYYGKKKSRLTVRVLVGRYLITAVCFNRPYYKQKLNLDETVTITGKWDQHRQTIAVSELNFGPVVRQQEVEPVYSVKGKLTVKQMRRFVAQAFKEYGDSIVEVLPDGLLSRYKLLSRYEALRGLHFPVGQEDLKQARRRFVYEEFFLFQLKMQTLRKMERENSKGTKKEISLVELQEFTDALPFPLTGAQRRVVDEIMKDMISPYRMNRLLQGDVGSGKTVVAAIALYAAKLAHYQGALMVPTEILAEQHYQSLAETFSHFGMKVELLTSSVKGARRREILSRLEQGEVDILVGTHALIQDEVIFHRLGLVITDEQHRFGVAQRRVLREKGESPDVLFMTATPIPRTLAITAFGEMDVSIIDEMPAGRKVIETYWAKHDMLDRVLGFVEKEIKKGRQAYVICPLIEESEKLDVQNAIDLHSMLTHHYQGKCQVGLMHGRLSSQEKEEIMGQFSENKVQILVSTTVVEVGVNVPNATVMVIYDAERFGLSQLHQLRGRVGRGSEQSYCLLIADPKSETGKERMRIMTETNDGFVLSEKDLELRGPGDFFGSKQSGLPEFKVADMVHDYRALETARQDAAILVDSEAFWHNDQYASLRTYLDGTGVFQGEKLD; from the coding sequence TTGAATGAAGTTGTACAAGTTCCTGTTACGGATGTAAAGGGAATCGGAGGAGAAACATCTGAGTTGTTACACGAGATGGGAATTTATACAGTTTCTCATCTATTAGAACATTTTCCGTACCGCTATGAAGACTATGCGATGAAAGATCTTGCTGAAGTAAAGCATGACGAGCGTGTAACAGTTGAGGGGAAAGTTCATAGTGCTCCTTTACTGCAATATTATGGGAAGAAGAAGTCACGTCTTACAGTTCGTGTTCTCGTCGGTCGTTATTTAATTACAGCTGTATGTTTTAATAGACCATACTATAAACAAAAGTTAAATTTAGATGAAACGGTAACGATTACTGGTAAATGGGATCAGCATCGCCAAACAATTGCTGTATCAGAACTGAATTTTGGACCGGTTGTACGACAACAAGAAGTAGAACCTGTATATTCAGTGAAAGGAAAACTGACAGTAAAACAGATGCGCCGTTTTGTTGCACAAGCATTTAAGGAGTATGGAGATTCTATAGTCGAAGTGTTACCAGATGGTTTGTTAAGTCGATATAAATTATTATCACGCTATGAAGCGCTCAGAGGGTTACATTTTCCAGTGGGACAGGAAGACTTAAAGCAAGCGCGTCGCCGTTTTGTATATGAGGAGTTTTTCTTGTTTCAGTTGAAAATGCAAACATTACGGAAAATGGAAAGGGAAAACTCGAAAGGGACGAAAAAAGAAATTTCATTAGTAGAATTGCAAGAGTTTACTGATGCACTTCCGTTTCCGTTAACTGGTGCACAACGCCGGGTTGTAGATGAAATAATGAAAGATATGATATCTCCGTACCGAATGAATCGATTATTGCAAGGGGATGTAGGTTCTGGGAAAACAGTTGTTGCTGCGATTGCTCTTTATGCGGCGAAATTGGCTCATTATCAAGGTGCTTTGATGGTTCCTACAGAAATTTTAGCCGAACAACATTATCAGTCGCTCGCGGAGACGTTTTCACATTTCGGTATGAAGGTAGAATTGCTAACAAGTTCTGTTAAAGGGGCGAGACGTCGAGAAATTTTGTCGAGATTAGAACAAGGAGAAGTAGACATCCTTGTTGGGACGCACGCTTTAATTCAAGACGAAGTTATATTTCATAGGTTAGGTCTCGTTATTACCGATGAGCAGCATCGATTTGGTGTGGCGCAGCGCCGGGTTTTACGTGAGAAAGGTGAAAGTCCAGATGTGTTGTTTATGACGGCGACCCCAATCCCGCGTACGTTAGCTATCACTGCATTTGGAGAGATGGACGTTTCTATTATCGATGAAATGCCAGCTGGTAGAAAGGTAATCGAAACGTACTGGGCAAAACATGATATGTTAGATCGTGTTCTCGGCTTTGTGGAGAAAGAGATAAAAAAAGGAAGACAGGCATATGTTATTTGCCCTCTTATTGAAGAGTCTGAGAAGCTTGATGTACAAAATGCTATCGACTTACATAGTATGCTGACTCATCATTATCAAGGGAAATGCCAAGTTGGATTAATGCATGGGAGACTATCATCCCAAGAAAAAGAAGAGATAATGGGACAGTTTAGTGAAAATAAAGTGCAAATTCTTGTGTCGACAACGGTTGTTGAAGTAGGTGTGAACGTACCAAATGCGACTGTTATGGTTATTTATGATGCGGAACGTTTCGGTTTATCACAGCTCCATCAGCTGAGGGGGCGTGTTGGGCGTGGTAGTGAACAATCATATTGTTTATTAATTGCGGATCCAAAATCAGAAACGGGAAAAGAAAGAATGCGTATTATGACTGAAACAAATGATGGATTTGTATTGTCAGAAAAAGATTTAGAGTTACGAGGTCCTGGGGATTTCTTTGGAAGTAAGCAAAGTGGTCTACCAGAATTTAAGGTTGCTGATATGGTGCATGATTATCGGGCGTTAGAAACAGCGAGACAAGATGCGGCGATACTAGTTGATTCAGAAGCATTTTGGCATAATGATCAGTATGCTTCGCTGCGTACTTATCTTGATGGGACAGGTGTGTTCCAGGGAGAGAAGCTCGATTAA